In the genome of Candidatus Zixiibacteriota bacterium, one region contains:
- a CDS encoding anhydro-N-acetylmuramic acid kinase, translating into MNLKKLLRKKRLKVLGLMSGTSANGIDACIAEIERKKAGIRIRQIGFRTFEFPSSLQKKILKLSDPGYQNIDQVIRLDFLLGEYFAGAAKKMAQGCGLDIKDIDLIGSHGQTVRHLPQLKKMDGYLIRGTLQIGEPHIISSRTGVITVADFRRKDIAEGGEGAPLTPLAHFYLFNKKEKIQGVLNIGGIANLTFLPRGKRIEKVWGMDTGPGNMPIDNLMRKFFKKNYDKDGETAFRGKIIEPVLDHYQKKILFLLKKRKSTGREDFDEKFTEDFVRKTLEYTSKPEDMIRTASELTGRSVYQAYENFFRSGEQLEELILCGGGAFNRYIFKRLEKLFHPAKVYVSDERGYNHSSVESLSFAIFAFLTYLQLSGDSSPFTDICQSAISGKMCLP; encoded by the coding sequence TTGAACCTTAAAAAGCTTTTAAGAAAAAAAAGGTTAAAAGTCTTAGGACTTATGTCCGGCACCTCTGCTAACGGGATAGATGCCTGTATAGCTGAAATCGAAAGAAAGAAGGCCGGAATCAGAATAAGACAAATCGGGTTCAGGACCTTTGAGTTCCCATCTTCTTTGCAAAAGAAAATCCTGAAATTGTCTGACCCGGGTTATCAAAATATCGACCAGGTAATCAGGCTGGACTTTCTTTTAGGAGAGTATTTTGCGGGTGCGGCTAAAAAGATGGCTCAAGGTTGCGGTCTGGATATAAAAGATATAGACCTTATCGGCTCACACGGCCAAACAGTAAGGCATCTTCCTCAGCTTAAGAAAATGGATGGCTACCTTATCAGGGGAACTCTGCAGATCGGGGAACCCCACATAATCTCAAGCAGAACTGGAGTCATCACAGTGGCTGATTTCAGAAGAAAAGATATCGCAGAAGGAGGTGAAGGTGCACCTTTGACTCCTTTAGCCCATTTTTACCTTTTCAATAAAAAAGAAAAAATTCAGGGAGTCTTAAATATAGGAGGAATAGCCAATCTTACTTTCCTCCCCAGAGGAAAGAGAATAGAAAAAGTCTGGGGGATGGATACCGGTCCCGGGAACATGCCGATAGATAATCTGATGAGGAAGTTCTTCAAAAAAAACTATGATAAAGACGGGGAGACTGCATTTAGGGGTAAAATCATCGAGCCTGTTTTAGACCATTATCAGAAGAAAATTCTTTTCCTGCTGAAGAAGAGAAAGAGCACAGGCAGAGAAGATTTCGATGAAAAGTTTACTGAAGATTTCGTCAGAAAAACTTTAGAATATACCAGCAAGCCTGAGGATATGATAAGGACAGCGAGTGAGCTGACGGGAAGATCAGTTTATCAGGCTTACGAAAACTTTTTTAGATCTGGTGAGCAATTAGAGGAGCTTATCCTATGTGGGGGCGGAGCTTTTAACCGATATATATTTAAAAGACTTGAAAAGCTTTTCCATCCGGCTAAGGTGTATGTTTCAGATGAACGGGGTTACAATCATAGCTCAGTTGAATCTCTCTCTTTTGCAATCTTTGCCTTTCTTACCTACTTACAGCTGTCAGGAGATAGTTCACCCTTTACGGATATATGCCAGTCAGCGATCTCGGGGAAGATGTGCCTGCCTTAA
- the lon gene encoding endopeptidase La, translated as MELDAQKSEIGELEKKIHEAGLPLQVERKALIEKERLRLISPASGEYSLILDYIEWLLSLPWSQSCAEEIDVEKLEKVLDREFFGQKKMKERIYEYFSIHQLKKDIKGSILCFVGPPGTGKTALAQSIASALDRKFVRLSIAGFSTSQQIKGERFGFSTGSPGIIIKNLREAGCNNPLFLIEGVDRLGDGTPKGEVISALLEVLDPEHNSSFIDNYLGLTFDLSPVFVIATAQNMDEIPDVLMEIFEIIEFTGFIEEEKLQIARRYLVPTQIKRHGLTEGEVKITDEAIKKIIREYTIEEGLRELQKEIETICRKCARLKASGSGNFWRVSAENLTDYLGTPLYIPEIAEKKPEVGVACGLAWTASGGDIMLIEGLRMRGSGQIFSTGQLGGIIRESIQTSHSYVRSQAQLLGINYQDFTNYDIHIHFPSEAIPKDGPSAGMTICLVIASVMSDKPIRNDLAMSGEVSLRGNILPVGGIKEKLSAARRVGIKKIILPKANQRNLPDLPEELVGDLEFIWVERMEEVFEKALVGFGKQKKIFEVIKREVEKAGRKKKKRRKS; from the coding sequence ATGGAGTTAGATGCTCAAAAGTCGGAGATTGGAGAGCTGGAGAAGAAAATTCATGAGGCTGGACTGCCTTTACAGGTCGAAAGGAAAGCCTTAATCGAGAAAGAGAGGTTGAGATTGATTTCTCCTGCCTCTGGCGAATACAGTTTGATACTTGACTATATTGAATGGTTGCTTTCACTTCCCTGGAGCCAGAGTTGTGCTGAGGAAATCGACGTGGAAAAACTGGAGAAGGTCCTGGACAGAGAATTTTTTGGGCAGAAAAAGATGAAGGAGCGAATCTACGAATATTTCTCCATTCACCAGCTAAAAAAAGACATCAAAGGTTCGATCTTATGTTTTGTCGGACCTCCTGGAACCGGAAAAACTGCATTAGCCCAATCAATAGCCTCAGCCCTGGACCGGAAATTCGTACGGCTTAGCATAGCAGGTTTTTCAACCAGTCAGCAGATCAAAGGAGAAAGGTTCGGTTTCTCTACCGGTTCTCCCGGCATTATAATAAAAAATCTGAGAGAAGCTGGCTGCAATAATCCTTTATTCCTGATCGAAGGAGTGGACAGGTTAGGAGACGGAACGCCAAAAGGAGAAGTTATCTCTGCTCTTTTAGAGGTTTTAGATCCGGAGCATAACTCCAGCTTCATAGATAACTATCTGGGGCTTACCTTTGATTTATCCCCGGTCTTCGTTATTGCCACAGCCCAGAATATGGACGAGATCCCTGATGTGCTGATGGAGATTTTTGAAATAATTGAGTTCACCGGATTCATAGAAGAGGAGAAGTTACAGATTGCCAGAAGATATCTTGTCCCCACCCAGATCAAAAGGCATGGGTTGACTGAGGGGGAGGTAAAGATAACGGATGAGGCGATAAAGAAAATCATACGGGAATATACGATTGAGGAAGGTTTGAGAGAACTGCAAAAGGAGATAGAAACCATCTGCCGAAAATGTGCCAGGCTAAAAGCCTCAGGCAGTGGAAATTTCTGGAGGGTCTCAGCAGAAAACTTGACAGACTACCTGGGCACTCCGCTTTACATCCCGGAAATAGCCGAGAAAAAACCAGAGGTCGGAGTAGCCTGTGGATTGGCCTGGACAGCCTCTGGTGGCGACATAATGCTGATCGAAGGTCTAAGGATGAGAGGGAGCGGCCAGATATTCTCCACCGGGCAGTTAGGGGGAATCATCCGGGAATCTATCCAGACTTCGCACAGTTACGTGCGTTCCCAGGCCCAGCTTCTGGGGATTAACTATCAGGATTTCACCAATTATGACATTCATATCCATTTCCCTTCAGAGGCAATTCCTAAGGATGGTCCTTCTGCCGGGATGACCATTTGTCTGGTAATCGCCTCGGTGATGAGCGATAAACCGATCCGGAACGATTTAGCCATGAGCGGGGAGGTTTCCTTGCGGGGAAATATCCTTCCAGTCGGAGGAATCAAGGAAAAGCTTTCGGCGGCAAGAAGAGTGGGAATAAAAAAGATAATTTTACCCAAAGCCAACCAGAGAAATCTCCCGGATTTGCCGGAAGAGTTAGTCGGTGACCTTGAGTTCATCTGGGTGGAAAGGATGGAGGAGGTTTTTGAAAAAGCTTTGGTCGGATTTGGAAAACAGAAGAAGATCTTCGAGGTCATAAAAAGAGAAGTCGAAAAAGCCGGCAGGAAAAAGAAAAAAAGAAGGAAATCTTAA
- a CDS encoding peptidylprolyl isomerase — translation MKKAVYGLMIFLLIVGFVGCKKENKQENSQTGIGESEAMADTTKSKSAVDTTEKIVREKNPILVIETGFGNIELELFWKETPKTALNFLRLAHKGFYDGLTFHRIVPNFVIQGGDPEGTGGGGPGYTIPFEKADTKHLRGSVGMARAQELNSGGSQFYICLKNLPSLDGKYVVFGKVIKGMDAVDKIAAVKTGPNDSPLEKVVMKKVYELKTGAKK, via the coding sequence ATGAAAAAGGCAGTCTATGGTTTGATGATCTTTTTGCTGATAGTCGGTTTTGTTGGGTGCAAGAAGGAAAACAAGCAAGAAAATTCACAGACTGGAATTGGGGAGAGCGAAGCCATGGCGGATACCACCAAATCTAAATCAGCAGTTGATACCACTGAAAAAATAGTAAGGGAGAAAAACCCGATCTTGGTCATTGAGACGGGTTTCGGCAACATTGAGCTGGAGCTGTTCTGGAAGGAAACTCCCAAGACCGCTCTGAATTTCTTGAGACTGGCTCATAAAGGTTTCTATGACGGCCTTACCTTTCACCGGATAGTTCCCAATTTCGTCATTCAGGGAGGCGACCCGGAGGGAACAGGTGGTGGCGGACCCGGGTATACAATACCTTTTGAGAAAGCAGACACCAAACATCTGAGGGGTTCAGTCGGAATGGCACGTGCTCAAGAGCTGAATTCCGGAGGAAGTCAATTCTACATCTGTTTAAAAAACCTTCCGAGCTTAGATGGCAAATATGTTGTTTTTGGGAAAGTCATCAAAGGCATGGACGCAGTGGACAAAATCGCTGCGGTTAAAACCGGACCAAATGATTCCCCCCTGGAAAAAGTAGTGATGAAGAAAGTCTACGAGCTGAAAACCGGAGCCAAAAAATAG
- the nagZ gene encoding beta-N-acetylhexosaminidase produces MDYPKLGQLFSLGYQGSEPSVEFLNLIQKYQIGGVILFSANIKTKEQLKESIELLQGKAEIPLFVMIDQEGGRINRITENFPVFQSNLFYGENRDKKGVFKAYSQTARELKKLGINVNLAPVVDVLTNPSNQVIGDRSFGSDPALVAELGKIAIQAIGEEGVFACAKHFPGIGDITEDPHSNLPFNHNSGERFEKIDFLPFKAAISHEVDFIMSTHVISTELDSEFPATLSKKICSDILRKGLNFKGVLISDDMQMKGMRNNFTLEDACYQAFESGHDMILISENLEEQTKVIEHFEKKIKNKDLNLSRFSETRGRILALKEKICS; encoded by the coding sequence TTGGACTACCCAAAGCTTGGTCAACTCTTTTCCCTGGGATATCAGGGATCAGAGCCCTCAGTTGAGTTCCTGAATCTGATCCAGAAGTATCAAATAGGGGGAGTGATACTTTTTTCGGCAAATATTAAAACCAAAGAACAGCTCAAAGAAAGTATAGAATTACTGCAAGGAAAGGCAGAAATCCCTCTGTTTGTGATGATAGATCAGGAAGGGGGTAGAATTAACCGGATAACAGAAAACTTTCCGGTTTTCCAGTCGAATCTTTTTTATGGAGAAAACAGGGATAAAAAGGGGGTTTTCAAAGCTTATTCCCAGACTGCGAGGGAGTTAAAAAAACTGGGTATAAACGTAAATTTAGCTCCAGTAGTAGATGTGCTCACTAATCCTTCTAATCAAGTGATAGGTGACAGGTCATTTGGGTCTGATCCTGCGCTGGTGGCAGAACTTGGTAAGATTGCAATTCAGGCGATAGGAGAAGAGGGGGTCTTTGCCTGTGCCAAGCACTTTCCAGGGATTGGTGATATAACAGAAGATCCGCACAGCAATTTACCTTTCAATCACAACTCCGGAGAGAGGTTCGAGAAGATAGATTTTCTTCCTTTTAAAGCGGCTATTTCCCATGAAGTAGATTTCATAATGAGTACGCATGTTATCTCGACTGAGCTTGATTCTGAATTTCCAGCCACCTTGTCGAAAAAAATCTGCTCCGATATTTTAAGAAAAGGACTGAATTTTAAAGGAGTTCTGATCAGCGATGATATGCAGATGAAAGGGATGAGGAATAACTTTACCTTAGAAGATGCCTGCTATCAAGCCTTTGAATCCGGGCACGATATGATTTTGATTTCTGAGAATTTAGAAGAACAAACTAAAGTGATAGAGCATTTCGAGAAGAAGATAAAAAATAAGGATTTGAATCTTTCCCGATTCTCCGAGACTAGAGGCAGGATTTTGGCTTTAAAAGAAAAAATTTGTAGTTGA
- a CDS encoding SpoIID/LytB domain-containing protein yields MPALTNSRLKILVIRLALVLVSIFIYNCAQMPLYREEVHYHRLKYPIVRVKLLETKEKLQVSPDGSFVIKCYTRKDKQKDSEYFSSTRIWLKSNQAGIALGANENDELEKNLQKAVIEPRGKNQWFYLNGKRYRGILEVNYSPQDTAALALNLVYIEDYLKGVLPAEIGNWSEKELEALKAQAIAARTYALNSLGSSKEEGYNLESTVADQVYAGADYEDQIANLAIKKTQGMVLSYDGRFIKAHYHANCGGWTESIEEIWNKPPEPYLFSLGDDDFCSWAKNASWQESWSKEELEEIVSTYLKAYQEVPQGGIGKILDLQVQKRSPSGRVSVLELKTDKKVFRLEKDNIRWVLRREKPPHPILPSTFFDIELMRNPSGELEKIIFRGSGNGHGVGMCQTGALGRARAGHTYKAILSYYYRGAKVVKIY; encoded by the coding sequence GTGCCTGCCTTAACAAATAGCCGACTTAAAATACTGGTAATCAGGCTGGCATTAGTTCTTGTTTCGATTTTTATATATAACTGCGCCCAGATGCCTCTTTACCGGGAGGAGGTCCATTATCATAGACTTAAATACCCAATTGTAAGGGTCAAGCTTTTGGAAACCAAAGAGAAGCTACAAGTTTCTCCGGATGGCTCATTTGTCATCAAATGCTATACTCGGAAAGATAAGCAGAAAGACTCGGAATATTTCTCTTCCACCCGGATCTGGTTAAAGTCAAATCAGGCTGGGATAGCCCTGGGTGCAAATGAGAATGACGAGCTGGAAAAAAACCTTCAAAAAGCAGTCATTGAGCCCAGGGGTAAAAATCAATGGTTTTACCTGAACGGCAAAAGATACAGGGGCATACTGGAGGTTAACTACTCACCCCAAGACACTGCCGCTTTAGCTTTGAATTTAGTCTACATAGAAGACTATTTAAAAGGAGTTCTCCCGGCGGAAATCGGTAACTGGAGTGAAAAGGAATTAGAGGCTTTAAAGGCTCAGGCGATAGCGGCAAGGACTTATGCCCTTAACTCTTTAGGAAGCTCTAAAGAAGAAGGATACAACTTAGAATCCACTGTAGCTGATCAAGTCTATGCCGGTGCAGATTATGAGGACCAAATAGCTAATCTGGCAATTAAAAAGACTCAGGGTATGGTTTTAAGCTATGATGGCAGATTCATAAAAGCACATTACCATGCTAATTGCGGTGGCTGGACCGAGAGCATAGAAGAGATCTGGAATAAACCTCCGGAGCCATATTTATTTTCTCTGGGAGATGACGATTTCTGCTCCTGGGCTAAGAACGCCTCCTGGCAGGAAAGCTGGTCAAAAGAGGAGTTAGAAGAGATTGTCTCCACATATTTAAAAGCTTACCAGGAAGTGCCCCAGGGGGGGATCGGGAAAATCTTAGATCTTCAGGTTCAGAAAAGGTCTCCTTCGGGCAGGGTCTCTGTGTTGGAATTAAAGACTGATAAAAAGGTCTTCAGATTAGAAAAAGATAATATCAGATGGGTTTTGAGGAGAGAAAAACCTCCACATCCCATTCTTCCCAGCACCTTTTTCGATATCGAACTGATGAGAAATCCATCTGGTGAACTGGAAAAAATCATATTCAGAGGCTCTGGTAATGGACACGGAGTTGGAATGTGCCAGACCGGAGCTCTGGGAAGAGCTCGCGCTGGGCATACTTATAAAGCCATATTGTCTTATTATTACAGGGGAGCAAAAGTAGTAAAGATTTACTGA
- the mazG gene encoding nucleoside triphosphate pyrophosphohydrolase yields MIYKKGAMKNDSENFSRLVNLMKKLRSEKGCPWDRAQTHRSLLPYLIEEAYEVLDSVEKKDDSRLKEELGDLLLQIIFHAEISRGEKKFDIYEVVDGLSAKLIQRHPHVFKKRKKLSPDQVLKNWEHIKLATSASKSVLSGIPRSLPALLKAFRVGEKVGRYGFDWQRKEDVFPKLKEELKEFQKAYSSKSKKRVEEELGDIFFTLVNLCRHLKINPEIALGRTVEKFIRRFNYIEKELSRNKKSLKKTSLKELDYLWEKSKKK; encoded by the coding sequence ATGATCTATAAAAAAGGAGCCATGAAAAACGATTCTGAAAATTTCAGTCGGTTAGTCAATCTAATGAAGAAACTCCGTTCTGAAAAAGGGTGTCCCTGGGATAGAGCCCAGACCCACAGGTCGCTTCTTCCTTATCTGATCGAGGAGGCTTACGAGGTCCTGGACTCAGTGGAGAAAAAGGATGATTCGAGACTTAAAGAGGAACTGGGGGACCTGCTTCTGCAGATAATCTTTCACGCGGAGATCTCCAGAGGGGAAAAGAAGTTCGATATCTATGAGGTGGTTGATGGTCTGAGCGCCAAACTCATTCAAAGACATCCCCATGTCTTCAAAAAAAGAAAAAAGCTCTCTCCTGACCAGGTGTTAAAAAACTGGGAACACATAAAACTGGCAACCTCAGCCAGTAAATCGGTCTTATCCGGGATACCGAGAAGTTTACCTGCTCTGCTTAAAGCCTTTCGGGTGGGAGAAAAAGTGGGCAGATATGGTTTCGATTGGCAGAGAAAAGAAGATGTCTTTCCAAAATTAAAGGAAGAGCTTAAAGAATTTCAAAAAGCTTACTCATCTAAAAGCAAAAAAAGAGTTGAGGAGGAGTTAGGCGATATCTTCTTCACCCTGGTAAATCTTTGCCGGCACCTGAAGATAAATCCAGAAATAGCCCTTGGAAGGACAGTGGAAAAATTCATCCGGAGATTCAATTATATAGAAAAAGAGTTGTCCAGAAATAAGAAATCCCTGAAGAAAACCAGCCTGAAGGAGCTGGATTATCTCTGGGAAAAATCCAAGAAAAAATAA
- a CDS encoding DUF302 domain-containing protein, translated as MQIKFDYTVKTDKSFEQAAVDIRKAVEAKGWTVLQVYDMKEMLAVKGFELSNLKLFEICNAKQAYQFLKEDSLISLCMPCRISLYEKNGEVFISGMRPVMIGEFFPDLDLGELPLKVDEDLRGIVDKAK; from the coding sequence GTGCAGATAAAATTCGATTATACAGTTAAGACCGATAAGAGCTTTGAACAAGCTGCTGTGGATATCCGCAAAGCAGTTGAAGCCAAAGGGTGGACGGTTTTGCAGGTCTATGATATGAAGGAGATGCTGGCAGTAAAAGGGTTTGAGCTTTCTAATTTAAAATTGTTTGAGATCTGCAACGCCAAACAGGCTTACCAGTTTCTCAAAGAAGATAGCCTTATCAGCCTGTGTATGCCCTGTCGAATAAGCCTGTACGAAAAAAATGGAGAGGTTTTCATCAGCGGTATGAGACCGGTAATGATTGGAGAGTTTTTCCCGGATTTAGACTTGGGAGAACTCCCATTGAAGGTAGATGAGGATTTAAGGGGGATTGTGGATAAGGCAAAATAA
- a CDS encoding OmpA family protein — translation MKKLTLLLGVIALVLTLSVVSYPIEMKGMVGLGAQGGLWKPVLTDHSDIWIVGPQGGVTLKYGVLKNLAIGITGSYLYTWQAKLEGSKLNDGAGFTFAKADSAMTYQHTMIEAAAYYYFMPEKKFTPFVFGGGGVSIWKVKDFNGNQAWFKPDPPMPGKADSVEWKDQEITALIGAGVEYYPVPTLGLSIGGKVHYLTRLLTSFKDDKEVVGTGVGELDLPRAIPEAFIGITYYPKCKDSDKDGVCDKNDQCPDTPLGCVVDKVGCPLDSDGDGVYDGLDKCANTPKGCKVDANGCPIDSDGDGVCDGLDKCPNTPKDCKIDNEGCPVDSDGDGVPDCLDKCPNTPKDCKVDKDGCPIDSDGDGVCDGLDKCPDTPKGVKVDASGCPLVKPIEQKITLHILYKLGSAEIDEANKAILDDLATRLQTYKDVKLDIGGYTDATGTATANKKLSQKRAEKVMEYLISKGVEKERLTAMGYGATNFIADNKTDEGRQENRRVEIVQK, via the coding sequence GTGAAGAAACTAACCTTGTTACTTGGGGTAATAGCGTTAGTTCTTACCTTGAGCGTTGTTTCATACCCCATTGAGATGAAGGGGATGGTCGGATTGGGTGCTCAGGGAGGGTTGTGGAAACCGGTTTTGACTGATCATTCGGATATCTGGATAGTAGGACCTCAGGGTGGGGTTACCCTGAAATATGGCGTTCTGAAGAACTTAGCCATAGGCATAACTGGATCCTATCTTTACACCTGGCAGGCAAAGCTGGAAGGCAGTAAACTGAATGATGGAGCTGGATTTACTTTCGCTAAAGCAGATAGCGCTATGACTTATCAGCACACAATGATTGAAGCAGCAGCGTACTACTACTTTATGCCGGAAAAGAAGTTCACTCCATTTGTCTTTGGAGGCGGTGGCGTCTCCATCTGGAAGGTAAAAGATTTTAATGGCAATCAGGCGTGGTTTAAACCTGACCCGCCTATGCCGGGGAAAGCAGATTCAGTAGAGTGGAAAGACCAGGAGATAACTGCTTTGATCGGAGCAGGTGTCGAATATTATCCTGTGCCTACCTTAGGCCTTAGCATTGGTGGTAAGGTCCATTATTTGACCAGACTTCTGACCAGCTTCAAAGATGATAAGGAGGTAGTCGGAACAGGGGTCGGCGAATTGGATTTGCCCAGAGCTATTCCAGAAGCGTTCATCGGGATCACCTATTATCCGAAATGTAAGGATTCAGATAAAGACGGCGTCTGCGATAAAAATGACCAGTGTCCGGATACTCCTTTAGGCTGCGTAGTGGATAAGGTCGGGTGTCCCCTGGATTCGGATGGTGATGGAGTCTACGACGGTCTGGATAAATGTGCGAACACTCCTAAAGGATGTAAGGTGGATGCCAACGGTTGTCCGATCGACTCGGACGGCGACGGAGTCTGCGATGGTCTGGACAAGTGTCCTAACACTCCCAAGGACTGCAAGATCGACAACGAAGGCTGTCCCGTAGATTCTGATGGAGACGGCGTGCCCGATTGTCTGGACAAATGCCCGAACACTCCTAAGGATTGCAAGGTGGATAAAGACGGCTGTCCCATAGATTCGGATGGCGATGGGGTCTGCGACGGTCTGGATAAATGCCCCGATACCCCCAAGGGTGTTAAGGTGGATGCTTCTGGTTGTCCGCTGGTGAAGCCAATCGAGCAGAAGATAACCCTTCACATATTGTACAAGTTGGGCAGCGCGGAGATCGATGAAGCCAATAAGGCTATCCTGGATGACCTTGCCACAAGACTGCAGACTTATAAGGATGTAAAGCTGGATATAGGCGGCTATACGGATGCCACGGGAACTGCTACAGCCAACAAGAAGCTCTCTCAGAAAAGAGCCGAGAAGGTGATGGAATACTTAATCTCCAAGGGAGTGGAAAAGGAAAGACTGACCGCTATGGGATACGGTGCTACCAACTTCATAGCTGATAACAAGACCGACGAAGGAAGACAGGAGAACCGCAGAGTGGAGATAGTGCAGAAGTAA
- a CDS encoding PhzF family phenazine biosynthesis protein gives MKIFQVDAFTNKPFSGNPAGVCILEEPADESWMQNVATEMNLSETAFLFRKEDGFNLRWFTPKMEVDLCGHATLASAHILYTEGHLKPGQKADFHTKSGLLKAELKNGWIELDFPRLVEESVQAPKDLSRGLGAKPLYVGKCGFMYLAELQSEEVVRTLKPDFSILGKQEIGSVIVTSRASTKGYDFVSRFFAPIVGIDEDPVTGSAHCCLGPYWSKKLGKNELVAYQASTRAGIVKVRVAKDRVYLEGKAVTVLEGELLH, from the coding sequence ATGAAAATCTTTCAGGTTGATGCATTTACCAATAAGCCTTTTTCAGGAAACCCGGCTGGAGTTTGCATATTGGAAGAACCAGCAGATGAAAGCTGGATGCAAAATGTGGCAACTGAGATGAACTTATCCGAAACAGCCTTCCTATTTCGAAAAGAGGATGGTTTTAATCTGCGGTGGTTTACTCCTAAAATGGAGGTTGATCTATGCGGACACGCTACTTTAGCCAGCGCCCATATCCTTTATACCGAGGGGCATCTTAAACCAGGGCAAAAGGCAGATTTTCATACAAAAAGCGGGCTTCTGAAAGCAGAGCTCAAAAACGGATGGATAGAGCTTGATTTCCCCCGGCTGGTTGAGGAATCCGTACAAGCTCCGAAAGACCTTTCCAGGGGTTTAGGAGCTAAACCGCTTTACGTAGGCAAGTGCGGGTTTATGTATCTGGCAGAGCTGCAGTCAGAGGAGGTGGTACGAACCCTGAAACCCGATTTTTCCATTCTGGGAAAGCAGGAAATCGGGAGCGTCATTGTTACCAGCCGGGCAAGCACAAAAGGATATGATTTCGTTTCCAGATTTTTTGCGCCAATAGTGGGGATAGATGAAGACCCCGTGACGGGTTCAGCACATTGCTGTCTGGGACCATACTGGAGTAAGAAACTTGGCAAAAACGAACTCGTTGCCTACCAGGCTTCAACTCGGGCAGGGATTGTAAAGGTTAGAGTGGCAAAAGATCGGGTATATCTGGAGGGAAAGGCAGTGACAGTTTTAGAGGGTGAACTTTTACACTGA
- a CDS encoding OmpA family protein — MPDYKDKCADTPKVCKVDANGCPLDSDKDGVCDGQDKCADTPAGKKVDATGCPISEFIPEPEKPVILHGVNFEFNKSLLTSGSKTILDQVASSLIDRPDVKVEIAGHTDSKGSDAYNLKLSNARADAVMQYLISKGVKADNLTAKGYGETQPIADNKTDEGRAENRRVELRRMQ; from the coding sequence GTGCCGGATTATAAGGATAAGTGTGCAGACACTCCTAAAGTTTGCAAAGTAGATGCTAATGGTTGCCCATTAGATTCAGACAAAGATGGAGTTTGCGATGGTCAGGATAAATGTGCGGATACTCCAGCCGGCAAAAAAGTTGATGCTACTGGCTGTCCAATCTCTGAGTTCATACCCGAGCCAGAGAAACCGGTGATTCTACACGGTGTCAACTTTGAATTCAACAAATCTCTGCTGACTTCCGGATCTAAGACCATCTTAGACCAGGTAGCATCTAGTTTGATAGATCGGCCGGATGTTAAGGTAGAAATCGCCGGACACACTGATTCCAAGGGTTCGGATGCCTACAACCTTAAGCTCTCTAATGCACGAGCCGATGCAGTGATGCAATACTTGATCAGTAAGGGAGTTAAGGCTGATAACCTGACTGCTAAGGGTTACGGGGAGACCCAACCCATCGCGGACAACAAGACCGATGAGGGCCGTGCTGAAAACCGAAGAGTAGAGCTGAGGCGAATGCAGTAA
- a CDS encoding CoA-binding protein — MNEMEKIFAESKSIAVVGLSSNPARPSYSVARYLQSQGYKIIPVNPNEKEILGERCYPDLVSIPQTVDCVDIFRRSEEVTPIVEQAIKIKAKVVWMQEGIVNEDAAKKANDAGLTVVMDRCMYKEHCKCKPNL, encoded by the coding sequence ATGAACGAGATGGAGAAAATCTTTGCGGAGTCCAAATCAATTGCAGTGGTAGGGCTTTCTTCTAACCCTGCCCGTCCCAGCTATTCGGTGGCAAGATATCTGCAATCCCAGGGTTACAAAATTATCCCGGTAAACCCGAATGAAAAGGAGATTTTGGGCGAGAGATGTTATCCAGATTTAGTATCCATACCACAGACAGTCGATTGTGTGGACATCTTCAGAAGGTCAGAGGAGGTGACTCCGATCGTTGAACAGGCTATCAAAATCAAAGCAAAGGTGGTCTGGATGCAGGAGGGGATCGTGAATGAAGATGCGGCTAAAAAAGCTAATGATGCCGGATTGACAGTGGTTATGGACAGATGTATGTATAAAGAGCACTGCAAATGTAAGCCGAATCTTTAA